The Pseudanabaena galeata CCNP1313 genome includes a region encoding these proteins:
- the apcA gene encoding allophycocyanin subunit alpha, whose product MSVVTKSIVNADAEARYLSPGELDRIKGFVSSGERRLRIAQTLTESRERIVKQAGDQLFQKRPDVVSPGGNAYGEQMTATCLRDLDYYLRLVTYGVVSGDVTPIEEIGLVGVKEMYNSLGTPIPGVVEGVRGLKNAAASLLSGEDAAEAGYYFDYVIGAMQ is encoded by the coding sequence ATGAGCGTAGTCACGAAGTCCATCGTGAATGCAGATGCTGAAGCACGTTACCTCAGCCCTGGTGAACTAGATCGCATTAAGGGCTTTGTAAGCTCTGGCGAGCGCCGTCTTCGCATTGCCCAAACTTTGACCGAATCCCGCGAGCGCATCGTTAAGCAAGCTGGCGATCAACTTTTCCAAAAGCGTCCTGATGTTGTTTCTCCTGGTGGAAATGCATACGGTGAACAAATGACCGCAACTTGCCTACGTGACCTCGACTACTACCTCCGCCTAGTAACCTACGGAGTTGTATCTGGTGATGTCACCCCTATCGAAGAAATCGGTCTAGTTGGCGTTAAGGAAATGTACAACTCTTTAGGCACTCCTATTCCTGGTGTTGTTGAAGGTGTCCGTGGTCTTAAGAATGCAGCAGCTTCCTTGTTGTCTGGTGAAGATGCAGCCGAAGCTGGTTACTACTTTGACTACGTCATCGGTGCAATGCAGTAA
- the apcB gene encoding allophycocyanin subunit beta has translation MQDAITSVINSSDVQGKYLDAASLEKLKSYFATGELRVRASAAIAANSATIVKEAVAKSLLYSDVTRPGGNMYTTRRYAACIRDLDYYLRYATYAMLAGDASILDERVLNGLKETYNSLGVPVVSTIQAIQAIKEVAASIVGSDAGKELGVYLDYISSGLS, from the coding sequence ATGCAAGACGCAATTACTTCCGTCATCAATTCTTCTGACGTTCAAGGCAAGTACCTTGATGCCGCTTCTCTAGAAAAGCTAAAGAGCTACTTTGCAACTGGCGAACTTCGCGTTCGTGCTTCTGCTGCGATCGCTGCTAACTCTGCAACCATCGTTAAAGAAGCCGTTGCTAAGTCCTTGTTGTACTCAGATGTTACCCGTCCCGGCGGCAACATGTACACTACCCGTCGTTATGCTGCATGTATCCGCGACCTCGACTACTACCTACGCTATGCAACCTATGCAATGCTTGCTGGTGATGCTTCGATCCTTGATGAGCGCGTCCTCAATGGCTTGAAAGAAACCTACAACTCCCTTGGAGTACCTGTAGTTTCTACCATTCAAGCTATCCAAGCAATCAAAGAAGTTGCAGCTAGCATCGTTGGTTCTGACGCTGGCAAGGAATTGGGTGTATACCTCGATTACATCAGCTCTGGCTTGAGCTAA
- a CDS encoding TMEM14 family protein has product MTFSPSTIALFIYGVIAIVGGFIGFAKSQSKASLISGSISGLGLLVAGTAAAQNQEWGKITGMAITVLLVIVFIVRLIKTKKFMPAGLMILGGVITLGVAILLA; this is encoded by the coding sequence ATGACCTTTTCGCCAAGCACCATTGCCTTATTTATTTATGGAGTTATCGCAATTGTTGGTGGCTTCATCGGTTTTGCTAAAAGCCAAAGCAAAGCATCGCTCATCTCAGGCAGTATTAGCGGGCTTGGATTACTTGTCGCAGGAACCGCCGCCGCGCAAAACCAAGAGTGGGGAAAAATAACTGGCATGGCGATCACAGTTTTGCTAGTGATCGTCTTCATCGTGCGTCTGATCAAAACAAAAAAATTTATGCCCGCAGGCTTAATGATCCTTGGAGGTGTCATAACCCTTGGAGTAGCAATACTTTTAGCCTAA
- a CDS encoding inositol monophosphatase family protein, translated as MTNSLASVSKEQLQTFLDIATEAACAGGAVLKFYQGNLKDREVEEKRPGDLVTIADKESEAMVLSILQRHFPDHGILAEESGVLGNTESQYLWAIDPLDGTTNYAHQYPFSSVSIALLIDGIPAVGAIYDPFRDEIFRAATGLGATRNRLPIHVSKTTELSRSLLVTGFAYDRTLVEDNNYAEFCHFTHITQGVRRGGSAAMDLAYVACGRLDGYWERGLSLWDLAAGVVIVREAGGVVTAYDGSEHIPKSGRLLATNGHLHEQMVAELALIKPLPFKFPFGR; from the coding sequence ATGACAAATTCACTAGCCTCTGTTAGTAAAGAGCAACTACAAACCTTCCTAGATATTGCTACTGAAGCGGCTTGTGCAGGTGGTGCAGTCCTGAAATTCTATCAGGGAAATCTTAAGGATAGGGAAGTCGAAGAAAAGCGTCCAGGGGATTTGGTGACGATCGCCGATAAAGAATCAGAAGCAATGGTTCTCTCTATTTTGCAAAGACATTTTCCTGATCACGGAATTTTGGCAGAAGAATCGGGTGTATTGGGAAATACCGAAAGTCAATATTTATGGGCGATCGACCCTCTGGATGGCACAACTAACTATGCTCATCAATATCCATTTTCATCCGTGTCGATCGCTTTATTGATTGATGGAATTCCTGCCGTAGGTGCGATTTATGATCCTTTTCGCGATGAGATATTTCGAGCGGCGACAGGCTTAGGTGCAACTCGTAATCGTTTACCAATTCATGTCTCTAAAACCACAGAATTGAGTCGTAGTTTGCTCGTAACTGGCTTTGCCTATGATCGCACTCTCGTTGAGGACAATAACTATGCGGAGTTCTGCCATTTCACACACATCACCCAAGGTGTGAGACGTGGAGGCTCGGCGGCGATGGACTTAGCTTATGTAGCCTGTGGTCGCTTAGATGGCTATTGGGAGCGCGGTTTATCGCTATGGGACTTGGCTGCGGGTGTGGTGATTGTGCGTGAGGCTGGTGGAGTTGTGACTGCTTACGATGGCAGCGAACATATCCCCAAGTCTGGAAGGTTGCTTGCTACTAATGGTCATTTGCATGAACAAATGGTTGCAGAGTTAGCATTAATCAAGCCTTTGCCATTTAAGTTTCCCTTTGGACGTTAA
- a CDS encoding phycobilisome linker polypeptide, producing the protein MRTFKITACVPSQTRIRTQRELQNTYFTKLVSYDNWFAEQQRIMKMGGKIVKVELATGKQGTNTGLL; encoded by the coding sequence ATGCGGACTTTTAAAATCACTGCTTGTGTACCTAGCCAAACTCGCATTCGTACACAACGAGAGTTGCAAAATACCTATTTCACGAAGTTAGTGTCCTATGACAACTGGTTCGCTGAACAGCAACGCATTATGAAAATGGGTGGCAAGATTGTAAAAGTTGAACTAGCTACAGGCAAGCAAGGCACAAATACTGGCTTACTTTAG
- a CDS encoding peptidoglycan DD-metalloendopeptidase family protein, with protein sequence MKPSWKISLLPVLIASAIASLFPSVVHATTSPPSTPIDQSNAKEAEELCGKPTLDDLSQHKVKQGETLEAIAKQYELKTATLMGLNPEVRNGEVKVGQTLSIPPLDGLTYRFQNEENYTTVAKKFKIRADVLFERNGCQRKPKVVFVPGAIWKPDPVPFNPAIASRGSDNPTVIMQTGGYPLPYAVPVTSNYGWRINPVTGIWSFHSGIDLGAPFGTPVLAAKSGRVEYAGWGDGYGNLIELDHGSTGTRYAHLEAIYVYQGQSVVQGQQLGIVGSTGRSTGPHLHFEIMVSSGDGWVALDPAPYLNRIAASMTNLFAL encoded by the coding sequence ATGAAGCCGTCTTGGAAAATATCCCTGCTCCCAGTTTTAATCGCCAGTGCGATCGCTAGTTTATTTCCCTCAGTCGTACATGCAACCACCTCACCCCCATCTACCCCCATTGATCAATCCAATGCGAAAGAGGCGGAAGAACTTTGTGGCAAGCCAACCCTTGATGATCTGTCTCAGCACAAGGTTAAGCAAGGGGAGACTCTTGAAGCGATCGCCAAGCAATACGAACTTAAAACTGCAACCCTGATGGGGCTGAACCCCGAAGTTCGTAACGGTGAAGTCAAGGTTGGTCAAACCCTATCAATTCCGCCTCTAGATGGCTTGACCTATCGTTTCCAAAATGAGGAGAACTACACCACTGTTGCCAAGAAATTTAAGATTCGTGCTGATGTCCTGTTCGAGCGTAATGGCTGTCAACGTAAGCCCAAAGTTGTATTCGTCCCTGGGGCAATCTGGAAGCCCGATCCTGTTCCTTTCAATCCTGCGATCGCTTCTAGAGGCTCAGACAATCCTACAGTCATTATGCAAACAGGAGGCTATCCCCTACCTTACGCTGTGCCTGTTACCTCCAACTATGGCTGGCGTATTAATCCTGTAACAGGTATTTGGTCTTTTCATAGTGGCATTGACCTTGGCGCACCTTTTGGCACTCCCGTACTCGCCGCCAAATCAGGTCGTGTCGAATATGCAGGCTGGGGCGATGGTTATGGCAATCTTATTGAACTCGATCATGGCTCTACAGGCACAAGGTATGCCCACCTAGAAGCCATTTATGTATATCAAGGTCAAAGTGTTGTTCAAGGTCAGCAACTGGGCATTGTCGGTTCAACAGGACGTTCTACTGGGCCCCATCTGCACTTTGAGATCATGGTCTCATCGGGAGATGGTTGGGTAGCTCTTGACCCAGCCCCATATCTCAATCGGATAGCTGCTTCTATGACTAATTTATTTGCGCTTTAA